From one Rhodovulum sp. ES.010 genomic stretch:
- a CDS encoding nitric oxide reductase activation protein NorD: protein MSTLEDHAELTAELDAPQREVLDQCWPDAVRVLSPRGLDNWLKGAVALSHMGRGDHIVRTWIEVVPMLARDLGEDIVPDFAQTLLGFASRTSGAVIERVIATAPTASRRLSDPDLFLAYLQLLNQLLAQAPRGLRPMLEHLEELLDVLTLGGLRRWANWGAQAHRTDFEELTRYFSLESAESRAILQKERKGTLFVDIHRRIGMYLRALWGRDFLMRPTAGDFESREGARPFIADFFLHLPDAYDDWQGVPGLDLYRAAAAHASAHVMATREAIPGDELNALQQACIGLIEDARVEALAIARFPRLRDLWRQFHAPGDDGSMGAQFDRIALALLDPDWQTDDPTARWAREALAGADLSNAAISRDIGLHLAHRLRDRSYSAYRDGQRAPYRDDNRYIWEFEQVDWEKGFSPPPEQVRKYVSVSEMVNEVEVETAGEDAQEIWVAEHELFDDDGLSFNEKEGTEPTAPPVPYDEFDYQIQMSRPAWATVLEKRPKPGDPAEIDTILTEHRKLTQRMRHLLDAMQPQGVQRIRKLEDGDEIDINAALSAMIDIRMGRQPDPRVMMRSVRKVRDIAVMTLLDLSESTNDRVAGQDQTVLDLTRAATVLLAEAIHKVGDAFALHGFCSDGRHNVFYQRYKDFDQPWAAMPKARLAGMQGQLSTRMGAAIRHAGAHLSRVAATKKLMLVITDGAPADIDVRDPQYLRQDARTAVQEVAKTGVIPFCLTLDPRADSYVAQIFGQRNFFILDNVERLPERLPQLYAGLTR from the coding sequence ATGTCCACGCTCGAAGACCATGCCGAGCTGACCGCCGAGCTGGACGCGCCCCAGCGCGAGGTGCTGGATCAGTGCTGGCCCGACGCGGTGCGCGTGCTCAGCCCCCGGGGCCTCGACAACTGGCTCAAGGGCGCGGTCGCGCTGTCGCACATGGGGCGCGGCGACCATATCGTGCGAACCTGGATCGAGGTCGTGCCCATGCTGGCCCGCGACCTCGGCGAGGATATCGTGCCCGATTTCGCGCAGACCCTTCTGGGTTTCGCCTCCCGTACCTCGGGCGCGGTGATCGAACGCGTGATCGCCACCGCCCCCACCGCCTCGCGCCGGCTGTCGGACCCCGACCTGTTCCTGGCCTATCTGCAACTCCTGAACCAGCTGCTCGCCCAGGCGCCGCGCGGCCTGCGCCCCATGCTGGAGCATCTGGAAGAGCTGCTCGACGTGCTGACCCTCGGCGGGCTCCGGCGCTGGGCCAACTGGGGCGCGCAGGCGCATCGCACGGATTTCGAGGAACTCACGCGCTATTTCAGCCTCGAAAGCGCCGAATCCCGGGCGATCCTGCAGAAGGAGCGCAAGGGCACGCTCTTCGTCGATATCCACCGCCGGATCGGGATGTATCTGCGCGCGCTCTGGGGCCGCGATTTCCTGATGCGACCGACCGCGGGCGATTTCGAAAGCCGCGAGGGCGCGCGCCCCTTCATCGCCGATTTCTTCCTGCACCTGCCGGACGCCTATGACGACTGGCAGGGCGTGCCGGGGCTCGACCTCTACCGCGCCGCCGCGGCGCACGCCTCGGCCCATGTCATGGCGACGCGCGAGGCGATTCCCGGCGACGAGTTGAACGCGCTCCAGCAGGCCTGCATCGGGCTGATCGAGGATGCCCGCGTCGAGGCGCTGGCGATCGCGCGCTTCCCCCGCCTCCGCGACCTCTGGCGGCAGTTCCACGCGCCCGGGGACGACGGCAGCATGGGCGCGCAGTTCGACCGCATCGCGCTGGCGCTGCTCGACCCCGACTGGCAAACCGACGATCCCACCGCCCGGTGGGCGCGCGAGGCCCTTGCCGGGGCCGACCTGTCAAACGCCGCCATCTCTCGCGATATCGGCCTGCACCTGGCCCACCGGCTCCGCGACCGTTCCTACTCGGCGTATCGCGACGGGCAGCGCGCACCCTATCGCGACGACAACCGCTATATCTGGGAATTCGAACAGGTCGACTGGGAAAAGGGGTTTTCGCCCCCACCCGAACAGGTCCGCAAATACGTCTCGGTCTCGGAAATGGTCAACGAGGTCGAGGTCGAGACTGCGGGCGAGGACGCGCAGGAGATCTGGGTCGCCGAGCACGAGCTGTTCGACGATGACGGGCTTTCCTTCAACGAGAAGGAGGGCACGGAGCCGACCGCGCCCCCCGTGCCCTATGACGAGTTCGACTACCAGATCCAGATGTCCCGCCCGGCCTGGGCCACGGTGCTGGAAAAACGCCCCAAGCCGGGCGACCCGGCCGAGATCGACACCATCCTGACCGAGCACCGCAAGCTCACCCAGCGAATGCGCCATCTGCTCGACGCGATGCAGCCCCAGGGCGTCCAGCGCATCCGCAAGCTGGAGGATGGCGACGAGATCGACATCAACGCCGCGCTCTCGGCGATGATCGACATCCGCATGGGCCGCCAGCCCGACCCGCGGGTGATGATGCGCTCGGTCCGCAAGGTCCGCGACATCGCGGTGATGACGCTCCTCGACCTGTCGGAATCCACCAATGACAGGGTCGCCGGGCAGGACCAGACCGTGCTGGACCTGACCCGCGCCGCCACCGTCCTGCTGGCCGAGGCGATCCACAAGGTCGGCGACGCCTTCGCGCTGCACGGGTTCTGTTCCGACGGGCGGCACAACGTGTTCTACCAGCGTTACAAGGATTTCGATCAGCCCTGGGCAGCGATGCCGAAAGCCCGCCTCGCCGGGATGCAGGGGCAGCTGTCCACCCGCATGGGCGCCGCGATCCGCCATGCCGGCGCGCACCTGTCACGCGTCGCGGCAACCAAGAAGCTGATGCTGGTCATCACCGACGGGGCGCCCGCCGATATCGACGTGCGCGACCCGCAATACCTGCGCCAGGACGCCCGCACCGCGGTGCAGGAGGTCGCCAAGACCGGCGTCATTCCGTTCTGCCTGACGCTCGATCCGCGCGCCGACAGCTACGTCGCGCAGATCTTCGGGCAGCGGAATTTCTTCATTCTGGATAATGTCGAACGGCTGCCCGAGCGGCTGCCCCAGCTCTATGCCGGGCTGACGCGCTAG
- a CDS encoding CbbQ/NirQ/NorQ/GpvN family protein: MKDTVEQYRVTDEPYYRAVTDEVEMFEAAYAAKMPVMLKGPTGCGKTRFVEHMAWKLGKPLVTVACNEDMTASDIVGRYLLDADGTRWQDGPLTFAARNGAICYLDEIVEARQDTTVVIHPLTDNRRVLPLEKKGELLRAHEDFHLVISYNPGYQSLMKDLKQSTKQRFGALDFSYPEHDVEVEIVAHESGVPAEDAGKLVSIAERARNLKGHGLDEGISTRMLIHAGSLMAQGIEPVAACQMALVRPITDDPDMRDALDAAVTTYF, encoded by the coding sequence ATGAAGGATACCGTCGAACAGTACCGCGTGACGGACGAGCCCTATTACCGGGCGGTGACCGACGAGGTCGAGATGTTCGAGGCGGCCTATGCCGCCAAGATGCCGGTGATGCTGAAGGGCCCCACGGGCTGCGGCAAGACCCGCTTCGTCGAGCACATGGCCTGGAAGCTGGGCAAGCCGCTGGTGACCGTCGCCTGCAACGAGGACATGACCGCCTCCGACATCGTCGGCCGCTACCTCCTGGATGCCGACGGCACGCGCTGGCAGGACGGCCCGCTGACCTTCGCCGCGCGGAACGGCGCGATCTGCTATCTCGACGAGATCGTCGAGGCGCGCCAGGACACCACCGTGGTGATCCACCCGCTGACCGACAATCGCCGCGTCCTGCCCCTTGAAAAGAAGGGGGAACTCCTGCGCGCGCACGAGGATTTCCACCTCGTGATCAGCTACAACCCCGGCTACCAGAGCCTGATGAAGGACCTCAAGCAGTCCACCAAGCAACGCTTCGGCGCGCTGGATTTCAGCTATCCCGAGCACGATGTCGAGGTCGAGATCGTCGCCCACGAATCCGGCGTCCCGGCCGAAGACGCCGGCAAGCTGGTCTCGATCGCCGAGCGCGCCCGCAACCTCAAGGGCCACGGCCTGGACGAGGGCATTTCCACCCGGATGCTGATCCATGCGGGCTCGCTGATGGCGCAGGGCATCGAACCGGTCGCCGCCTGCCAGATGGCGCTGGTGAGGCCGATCACCGACGACCCCGACATGCGCGACGCGCTCGACGCCGCCGTCACGACCTATTTCTAG
- a CDS encoding ribulose bisphosphate carboxylase small subunit — MSVQDYNSRLSDPASRKMGTFSYLPEMDDAQIRKQVEWIVKHGWNPAIEHTEPEHATSNYWYMWKLPMFGETDVDAILAEIKACAEANPGNHVRLIGYNNYTQSQGANMVVIRGNPV; from the coding sequence ATGAGCGTTCAGGACTACAACTCGCGCCTGTCCGACCCGGCCAGCCGCAAGATGGGCACCTTTTCCTACCTGCCCGAGATGGATGACGCGCAGATCCGCAAGCAGGTGGAATGGATCGTGAAACATGGCTGGAACCCGGCCATCGAGCATACCGAGCCCGAGCATGCCACCTCCAACTACTGGTACATGTGGAAGCTGCCGATGTTCGGGGAAACCGATGTCGATGCGATCCTGGCCGAGATCAAGGCCTGCGCCGAGGCCAATCCCGGCAACCATGTCCGCCTGATCGGGTACAACAACTACACCCAGAGCCAGGGCGCCAACATGGTCGTGATCCGGGGCAACCCGGTCTGA
- a CDS encoding form I ribulose bisphosphate carboxylase large subunit → MAKTYDAGVKEYRSTYWEPDYKVKDSDVLAVFKVIPQPGIDREEAAAAVAAESSTGTWTTVWTDLLTDLDYYKGRAYAIEDVPGSDEAFYAFIAYPMDLFEEGSVVNVFTSLVGNVFGFKAVRSLRLEDVRFPLWFVMSCFGPPHGINVERDKMDKYGRPLLGCTIKPKLGLSAKNYGRAVYECLRGGLDFTKDDENVNSQPFMRWRDRFLFCQEAIDKAEAETGERKGHYMNVTAPTVEEMYKRAEFAKELGTPIIMSDYLTLGWAAHNSLSKWCRDNGLLLHVHRAMHAVMDRNPNHGINFRVLTKLLRLLGGDHLHSGTVVGKLEGDREATLGWIDLMRDRYVKEDRSRGIFFDQDWGGMPGVFPVASGGIHVWHMPALVSIFGNDSVLQFGGGTLGHPWGNAAGAAANRVALEACVQARNEGRELEKEGKEILTEAAKHSPELKIAMETWKEIKFEFDTVDKLDTQHR, encoded by the coding sequence ATGGCCAAGACATACGATGCCGGCGTCAAGGAATACCGGTCCACCTACTGGGAACCCGACTACAAGGTGAAGGACAGCGACGTCCTGGCCGTGTTCAAGGTGATCCCGCAGCCGGGCATCGACCGCGAGGAGGCCGCCGCCGCCGTCGCCGCCGAAAGCTCCACCGGCACCTGGACGACGGTCTGGACCGACCTTCTGACCGATCTCGACTACTACAAGGGCCGCGCCTACGCGATCGAGGACGTGCCCGGCTCGGACGAGGCGTTCTACGCCTTCATCGCCTACCCGATGGACCTGTTCGAGGAAGGCTCGGTCGTCAACGTCTTCACCTCGCTCGTCGGCAACGTGTTCGGGTTCAAGGCCGTGCGCTCGCTGCGGCTGGAGGACGTGCGCTTCCCGCTGTGGTTCGTGATGTCCTGCTTTGGCCCGCCCCACGGCATCAATGTCGAGCGCGACAAGATGGACAAGTACGGCCGCCCGCTGCTGGGCTGCACCATCAAGCCCAAGCTGGGGCTTTCGGCCAAGAACTACGGCCGGGCGGTCTATGAATGCCTGCGGGGCGGGCTCGATTTCACCAAGGACGACGAGAACGTCAACTCGCAGCCCTTCATGCGCTGGCGCGACCGTTTCCTGTTCTGCCAGGAGGCCATCGACAAGGCCGAGGCCGAGACCGGCGAGCGCAAGGGCCACTACATGAACGTGACCGCGCCCACCGTCGAGGAGATGTACAAGCGCGCCGAGTTCGCCAAGGAGCTGGGGACGCCGATCATCATGTCGGACTACCTGACTTTGGGCTGGGCCGCGCACAATTCGCTGTCCAAGTGGTGCCGCGACAACGGCCTTCTTCTCCACGTCCACCGCGCGATGCACGCGGTGATGGACCGCAACCCCAATCACGGCATCAACTTCCGCGTCCTGACCAAGCTCTTGCGCCTGTTGGGCGGCGACCACCTGCATTCGGGCACCGTCGTCGGCAAGCTGGAAGGCGACCGCGAGGCGACGCTGGGATGGATCGACCTGATGCGCGACCGCTACGTCAAGGAAGACCGCTCGCGCGGGATCTTCTTCGACCAGGACTGGGGCGGGATGCCGGGCGTGTTCCCGGTGGCCTCGGGCGGTATCCATGTGTGGCACATGCCGGCGCTGGTCTCGATCTTCGGCAACGACTCGGTGCTGCAATTCGGCGGAGGCACGCTGGGCCACCCCTGGGGCAACGCGGCCGGCGCCGCGGCGAACCGGGTCGCGTTGGAGGCCTGCGTGCAGGCCCGCAACGAGGGCCGCGAGCTCGAAAAGGAGGGCAAGGAGATCCTCACCGAGGCCGCCAAGCACTCGCCGGAACTCAAGATCGCCATGGAGACGTGGAAAGAGATCAAGTTCGAGTTCGATACCGTCGACAAGCTGGACACCCAGCACCGCTAA
- a CDS encoding LysR family transcriptional regulator — protein MPVTIRQFRVFQAVARHQSYTAAAEELNLTQPAVFAQVKQLEERLGMALLERVGKRMFLTDAGRVVLEGARDTLEGLERMKMRLADMRGLREGRLKLAIVSTAQYFMPRLLGDFCTANPGIEVTLTVTNRQTMLERLAANEDDLCVLGTVPDGLDVVATAIANNPIVAVARYDHPLVGQRAIAPERIARKPFILREPGSGTRLAAERFFRARGLSLPMRMELGSNEAIKQAVIGGLGIAMLSRDTLALEGQTGVLKVLDLSGFPLMRQWQAAYPRGKHLSVAAEAFLDHLVAHARAAVEAGPELPPAVPKAAAG, from the coding sequence ATGCCCGTCACGATCCGCCAGTTCCGCGTCTTCCAGGCCGTCGCCCGGCATCAGAGCTACACCGCGGCCGCCGAGGAGTTGAACCTGACCCAACCCGCGGTCTTCGCTCAGGTAAAGCAACTGGAAGAGCGGCTGGGGATGGCGCTGCTTGAACGGGTGGGCAAGCGGATGTTTCTGACCGATGCGGGCCGCGTGGTGCTGGAGGGCGCGCGCGACACGCTGGAGGGGCTGGAGCGGATGAAGATGCGGCTGGCCGACATGCGGGGGCTGCGCGAAGGGCGGCTGAAGCTCGCCATCGTCTCGACCGCGCAGTATTTCATGCCGCGGCTTCTGGGCGATTTCTGCACCGCCAATCCGGGGATCGAGGTGACGCTGACCGTCACCAACCGGCAGACCATGCTGGAGCGCCTCGCGGCAAACGAGGACGACCTCTGCGTTCTGGGCACGGTGCCCGACGGGCTCGACGTGGTCGCCACCGCGATCGCCAACAACCCGATCGTGGCCGTCGCCCGCTATGACCATCCGCTGGTGGGGCAGCGCGCCATAGCGCCCGAGCGGATCGCGCGGAAGCCCTTCATCCTGCGCGAACCCGGCTCGGGCACGCGACTGGCGGCCGAGCGGTTCTTCCGGGCCCGGGGGCTCAGCCTGCCGATGCGGATGGAACTCGGCAGCAACGAGGCGATCAAGCAGGCCGTGATCGGGGGTCTGGGGATCGCGATGCTGTCGCGCGACACGCTCGCGCTGGAGGGGCAGACCGGCGTTCTGAAGGTGCTGGACCTTTCCGGGTTTCCCTTGATGCGGCAATGGCAGGCGGCCTATCCGCGCGGCAAGCACCTCTCGGTAGCGGCGGAGGCGTTCCTCGATCATCTCGTAGCCCATGCCCGGGCGGCGGTCGAAGCCGGGCCGGAACTGCCGCCTGCCGTGCCCAAAGCGGCAGCGGGCTGA
- a CDS encoding division plane positioning ATPase MipZ encodes MAHIIVVGNEKGGAGKSTVSMHVATALARMGHSVGAIDLDLRQQSFGRYMANRRAYVDRSDVDLPLPDYRELPDVSPDDLEPGENIHDRRLSTAMAELERDKDFILVDCPGSHTRLSQVAHTLADTLITPLNDSFIDFDLLARHDGATGKILGPSVYSEMVWNARQMRAQAGLKPIDWVVLRNRLGAQQMHNKRKMGEALENLSRRIGFRVAPGFSERVIFRELFPNGLTLLDLRDIGVTGMNISNIAARQELRDLMAELNLPGVPINF; translated from the coding sequence GTGGCGCATATCATTGTCGTCGGCAACGAGAAGGGCGGGGCGGGTAAATCGACCGTCTCCATGCATGTCGCCACGGCGCTGGCGCGGATGGGCCACAGCGTCGGCGCGATCGATCTCGACCTGCGGCAGCAGAGTTTCGGGCGCTACATGGCCAACCGGCGCGCCTATGTGGACCGCTCGGATGTGGACCTGCCGCTGCCCGACTATCGCGAACTGCCCGACGTGTCGCCCGACGATCTGGAGCCGGGCGAGAACATCCATGACCGGCGGCTGTCGACCGCTATGGCCGAGCTGGAGCGGGACAAGGATTTCATCCTGGTCGACTGTCCCGGGTCGCATACCCGTCTCAGCCAGGTCGCGCACACGCTGGCCGACACGCTGATCACGCCGCTCAATGACAGTTTCATCGATTTCGATCTGCTGGCGCGCCATGACGGGGCGACGGGCAAGATCCTCGGCCCGTCGGTCTATTCCGAAATGGTCTGGAACGCCCGGCAGATGCGGGCGCAGGCGGGGCTGAAGCCGATCGACTGGGTCGTGCTGCGCAACCGGCTGGGCGCCCAGCAGATGCACAACAAGCGCAAGATGGGCGAGGCGCTGGAAAACCTGTCGCGCCGCATCGGGTTCCGCGTGGCGCCGGGGTTCTCCGAACGGGTGATCTTTCGCGAACTGTTCCCGAACGGGCTGACGCTGCTGGACCTGCGCGATATCGGCGTGACAGGGATGAACATCTCGAACATCGCCGCCCGGCAGGAATTGCGGGACCTGATGGCCGAGCTGAACCTGCCCGGCGTTCCGATCAATTTCTGA
- the rpmE gene encoding 50S ribosomal protein L31, translating to MKKDIHPDYHLIDVKLTDGTVVQMKSCYGAEGDTLSLDIDPSVHPAWTGGSSRLMDSGGRVSKFKKKYEGLGF from the coding sequence ATGAAAAAAGACATCCACCCCGACTATCACCTGATCGACGTCAAGCTGACCGACGGCACCGTCGTTCAGATGAAGTCCTGCTACGGGGCCGAGGGCGACACGCTGTCGCTCGACATCGACCCATCGGTGCACCCGGCCTGGACCGGCGGCTCGTCGCGCCTGATGGACTCCGGCGGCCGCGTGTCGAAGTTCAAGAAGAAATACGAGGGCCTCGGCTTCTGA
- the rplS gene encoding 50S ribosomal protein L19 — protein sequence MDLIAQLEAEQIAELGKKIPDFKPGDTVRVGYKVTEGTRTRVQNFEGVCISRKNGEGIAGSFTVRKISFGEGVERVFPLYSTNVEHIEVVRRGRVRRAKLNYLRSRRGKSARIAEDTHYKPKAGAQA from the coding sequence ATGGACCTGATCGCGCAACTGGAGGCCGAGCAGATCGCCGAGCTCGGCAAGAAGATCCCGGATTTCAAGCCGGGCGACACCGTCCGCGTGGGCTACAAGGTGACGGAAGGAACCCGCACCCGCGTGCAGAACTTCGAGGGCGTCTGCATCAGCCGCAAGAACGGCGAGGGCATCGCCGGCAGCTTCACCGTCCGCAAGATCTCGTTCGGCGAGGGCGTGGAACGGGTGTTCCCGCTCTACTCGACGAATGTCGAGCATATCGAGGTGGTGCGCCGCGGCCGTGTGCGCCGCGCGAAGCTCAACTACCTGCGGTCGCGCCGCGGCAAGTCCGCCCGGATCGCCGAGGATACCCATTACAAGCCCAAGGCCGGCGCGCAGGCGTAA
- the trmD gene encoding tRNA (guanosine(37)-N1)-methyltransferase TrmD — protein sequence MTEKPKSHGRLSISASLQPRDLIDERPRLKGTWTARIVTLFPEAFPGVLGLSLTGRALDQGLWALETIDLRPFGEGRHKNVDDTPAGGGAGMVLRPDVMGAALDQAAIGTPPDRTRWPIVYLSPRGKPFTQAMARRFAQAEGLTLICGRFEGLDQRVIEDYAVEEVSLGDFVLTGGEIAAQALIDASVRLIPRVLGNQASTEEESFSEGLLEHPQYTRPAVWKGRAIPDILLSGHHAKIADWRRAEAERLTKERRPDLWRAYCAAHGRDPDGDREL from the coding sequence ATGACGGAGAAACCGAAATCCCATGGGCGGCTCTCGATCTCGGCAAGCCTGCAGCCGCGCGACCTGATAGACGAACGGCCGCGGCTGAAGGGCACCTGGACCGCGCGCATCGTCACCCTGTTTCCCGAGGCGTTTCCAGGGGTGCTGGGCCTGTCGCTGACGGGCAGGGCGCTGGACCAAGGGCTCTGGGCGCTGGAGACGATCGATCTGCGTCCCTTCGGCGAGGGGCGGCACAAGAACGTGGACGATACGCCCGCGGGCGGTGGCGCCGGCATGGTGCTGCGCCCCGACGTTATGGGCGCCGCGCTCGACCAGGCCGCCATCGGAACGCCGCCTGACCGCACCCGCTGGCCGATCGTCTACCTCTCGCCGCGCGGCAAGCCCTTCACGCAAGCGATGGCCCGCCGTTTCGCGCAGGCCGAGGGCCTTACCCTGATCTGCGGCCGGTTCGAGGGGCTCGACCAGCGCGTGATCGAAGACTACGCCGTCGAGGAGGTATCGCTGGGCGATTTCGTCCTGACGGGGGGCGAGATCGCCGCTCAGGCCTTGATCGACGCAAGCGTCCGCCTTATACCCCGCGTACTCGGGAATCAGGCATCCACCGAGGAGGAATCCTTTTCCGAGGGCCTGCTTGAACATCCCCAGTACACACGGCCCGCCGTCTGGAAAGGCCGCGCGATCCCCGACATTCTCCTGTCGGGCCATCACGCGAAGATCGCCGACTGGCGGAGGGCCGAGGCCGAGAGGCTGACAAAGGAACGCCGCCCTGACCTCTGGCGGGCTTACTGTGCAGCGCATGGTAGGGACCCGGACGGAGACCGAGAGCTCTGA
- the rimM gene encoding ribosome maturation factor RimM (Essential for efficient processing of 16S rRNA), whose product MSEARVCVGAIAGSFGVRGEVRLKSFCAEPTAIAGYGPLSTEDGGRRFEVTLGRPVKGGFAARLSGVTSKEAADALRGTRLYAPRAKLPDLAEDEFYHADLIGLAVVDTGGQVLGRVRAVHDHGAGDLLEVHGPGLKSTVLLPFTETCVPTVDLAAGRLIADPPDGLFP is encoded by the coding sequence ATGAGCGAGGCGCGGGTCTGCGTGGGTGCGATCGCCGGGTCCTTCGGGGTCCGCGGCGAGGTGCGCCTGAAGAGCTTCTGTGCCGAGCCCACGGCCATCGCCGGGTATGGCCCGCTGAGCACCGAAGATGGTGGCCGCCGGTTCGAGGTGACGCTGGGCCGCCCGGTCAAGGGTGGCTTTGCCGCGCGCCTGTCCGGCGTGACCTCGAAGGAGGCGGCCGACGCGTTGCGCGGTACCCGGCTTTACGCCCCGCGGGCGAAGCTGCCCGACCTGGCCGAGGACGAATTCTACCACGCCGACCTGATCGGGCTGGCGGTGGTTGATACCGGCGGCCAGGTTCTCGGCCGCGTCCGCGCCGTGCACGATCACGGGGCGGGCGACCTTCTGGAAGTTCACGGGCCGGGCCTGAAATCCACCGTGCTTCTGCCTTTCACCGAGACCTGCGTGCCGACCGTCGATCTTGCGGCCGGCCGACTCATTGCGGACCCGCCCGACGGGCTGTTTCCCTAG
- the rpsP gene encoding 30S ribosomal protein S16, producing the protein MALKLRLARGGSKKRPHYSIVVADSRMPRDGRFIEKLGTYNPLLPKDSEDRVKMNMERVTHWIGQGAKPTDRVSRMLEAAGVLDKKQRNNPKKAEPGAKAKERAEERAAKAAEAEAPAEEAQAE; encoded by the coding sequence ATGGCACTGAAACTTCGTCTCGCCCGCGGCGGCTCCAAGAAGCGGCCCCATTACAGCATCGTGGTGGCCGACAGCCGCATGCCCCGCGACGGCCGCTTCATCGAGAAGCTGGGCACCTACAACCCGCTTCTGCCCAAGGACAGCGAGGATCGCGTCAAGATGAACATGGAGCGGGTGACCCACTGGATCGGCCAGGGCGCCAAGCCCACCGACCGCGTGTCGCGCATGCTCGAGGCTGCCGGCGTTCTGGACAAGAAGCAGCGCAACAACCCCAAGAAGGCCGAACCGGGCGCGAAGGCCAAGGAACGCGCCGAGGAGCGGGCCGCGAAGGCCGCCGAGGCCGAGGCCCCGGCGGAAGAGGCCCAGGCCGAGTAA
- a CDS encoding chorismate mutase codes for MTDDAQRAADLLREHRDSIDRLDAILVYTLGERFKHTQAVGRLKAMHGLPPSDPAREERQIARLETLASEADLDPEFAKKFLAFIIQEVIQHHRKHQQ; via the coding sequence TTGACTGACGACGCCCAACGCGCCGCGGACCTGCTCAGGGAGCACCGCGACAGCATCGACCGGCTGGACGCGATCCTCGTCTATACGCTGGGCGAGCGGTTCAAGCACACCCAGGCCGTGGGCCGGCTGAAGGCCATGCACGGCCTGCCGCCCTCGGACCCCGCGCGCGAGGAGCGCCAGATCGCCCGGCTCGAGACCCTCGCCTCCGAGGCCGATCTCGACCCGGAATTCGCCAAGAAATTCCTGGCCTTCATCATCCAGGAAGTGATCCAGCATCACCGGAAACACCAGCAATAG
- a CDS encoding GNAT family N-acetyltransferase — protein sequence MAHTAIPVLETERLVLCGPAPEDYPNFEATFTSYRARFMGGPLSEYESWMLYAAEIGHWQIHGFGMWMIHDRETDATLGMAGGWYPKGWPEREIAWVIWPRVEGRGIALEAVHAVRGWCYDELGWQTAVTYVDPKNLSSVRLCERLGAELDAAAETIDSHDVVYRHPSPARLKSGQLSDGIQMEIRCYSDPLFKSKGVPLD from the coding sequence ATGGCCCATACCGCGATCCCCGTGCTGGAGACCGAGCGGCTGGTCCTGTGCGGCCCGGCGCCCGAGGACTACCCGAATTTCGAGGCGACCTTCACCAGCTACCGCGCGCGCTTCATGGGCGGGCCGCTGTCCGAATACGAAAGCTGGATGCTTTATGCCGCCGAGATCGGGCACTGGCAGATCCACGGCTTCGGCATGTGGATGATCCACGACCGCGAGACCGATGCGACGCTGGGCATGGCGGGCGGCTGGTATCCCAAGGGCTGGCCGGAACGCGAGATCGCCTGGGTGATCTGGCCCCGCGTCGAGGGGCGCGGCATCGCGCTGGAGGCGGTGCATGCGGTGCGCGGCTGGTGCTACGACGAACTCGGCTGGCAGACGGCGGTCACCTATGTCGACCCCAAGAACCTGTCCTCGGTACGGCTGTGCGAACGCCTGGGCGCCGAACTGGACGCCGCCGCCGAGACCATCGACAGCCACGACGTGGTCTATCGCCACCCGTCGCCTGCGCGGCTGAAATCGGGCCAATTGTCCGATGGAATTCAGATGGAAATCCGATGCTATTCCGATCCGCTTTTCAAGAGCAAAGGAGTGCCCCTTGACTGA
- a CDS encoding GNAT family N-acetyltransferase, which translates to MTDAARIADPTTLEIAFPVLETERLVLRGPRPEDWEAHAAFATSDRARFVGGPWSRREAWRGFAARWGHWAMRGFGMFTVTRRGSDAAIGTIGPHFPEGWAEPEIGWILYGGAEGQGLAREAALACRDHAYRVLGWTTAISYIHPDNARSRALAGRLGCEIDPAVPHPFDEPCLVYRHPGPEAVR; encoded by the coding sequence GTGACCGACGCGGCCCGCATAGCCGATCCGACGACCCTCGAGATCGCGTTCCCCGTTCTGGAAACCGAGCGGCTGGTCCTGCGCGGCCCGCGGCCCGAGGACTGGGAGGCGCACGCCGCCTTCGCCACGTCCGACCGGGCGCGTTTCGTCGGCGGTCCGTGGTCGCGGCGCGAGGCCTGGCGCGGGTTTGCGGCGCGCTGGGGCCATTGGGCGATGCGCGGCTTCGGCATGTTCACGGTCACCCGGCGGGGGTCGGACGCAGCGATCGGCACGATCGGGCCGCATTTCCCCGAAGGCTGGGCCGAACCCGAGATCGGCTGGATTCTCTACGGCGGCGCCGAGGGGCAGGGGCTCGCCCGCGAGGCCGCGCTGGCCTGTCGCGACCACGCCTATCGCGTGCTCGGCTGGACCACGGCGATCAGCTACATCCATCCCGACAACGCGCGGTCCCGCGCGCTGGCCGGGCGGCTGGGCTGCGAGATCGACCCCGCCGTGCCGCACCCCTTCGACGAGCCCTGCCTCGTCTACCGCCACCCCGGCCCGGAGGCGGTGCGCTGA